In the Aristaeella hokkaidonensis genome, AAGGTGAATACCAGACGGTGATCGGCCTGGTGGGCGATACCACCCGGATCGACACGGACCTGATCAGCGGACTGGACATTGTCCAGAGCGTGACCCGGATTTCTGAGCCCTTCAAGAAGGCAAACCGGAAGTTCCATCCGGACGACACGGTGGTCCAGGTGACGGACCAGGTGGCCTTCGGCGGCGGCAACTTCCAGATCATTGCCGGCCCCTGCTCCGTGGAAACTGAAGACCAGGTGGAAACCATCGCCAAGGCAGTGAAGGAGAGCGGAGCGGGTATGCTCCGGGGCGGCGCTTTCAAACCCCGTACTTCTCCCTATGATTTCCAGGGCCTTCACGGGGAAGGCATCCGGATCCTGCTGGAGGTCAAAAAGCGGACCGGCATGCCGATCATTACCGAGATTATGGACATCGGCCATCTACCCCTGTTTGAACAGGTGGACGTGATCCAGGTCGGCGCCCGGAACATGCAAAACTTTGAACTGCTGAAGGAACTGGGCCGGATCAGGAAGCCGATACTCCTCAAGCGCGGCCTGGCGAACAACATCAAGGAACTGCTGATGAGCGCCGAGTACATCATGGCCGGCGGCAACGAGCAGATTATCCTCTGCGAGCGCGGCGTCCGGACCTTCGAAACCTATACCCGGAACACGCTGGACCTGTCCGCAGTGGCGGTACTGCATGAACTGAGCCACCTGCCGGTGGTGGTGGACCCGAGTCACGCAACCGGTGCGGCACGGTATGTGAAGCCTATGGCCATGGCCGCGGCGGCCTGCGGCGCGGACGGCCTGATGATCGAAGTGCATAATGACCCGAAGCACGCCCTGTGCGACGGTCCCCAGAGCCTGACGCCGGAACAGTTTGACGACGTGGCGAAAGCGGTCATGAAGATCCGCAAAGCGCTGGTGTAAGACTGACGCCGGAGGAAGAAAGAGATGGAGAGCAAAACAATCGGCGTGGTCGGCCTGGGCCTGATGGGTGCTTCCCTGTGCAAAGCACTGGGCGCACAGGGACACAGGATCCTGGGCAGGGACACGGACGAGCATGTGCAGAAATATGCCCTGCTGACAGAAACCATCCAGGGCGAACTGACGGAAGACAATATTCCCGAATGCGATTATCTGTTCCTGGCAACGTATCCGGGCGCGGCGGTGGAAACACTGAAGCAGCTGGCGCCGAAGATCCGCAAGGATGCGGTGGTAAGCGACCTGTGCGGCGTGAAACAGGCGGTATGCGAGCCCTGTTTCGCACTGGCGGAGGAATACGGATTCACCTTTATCGGCGGACACCCGATGGCCGGCAAACAGTTTTCCGGCATCAAGTACGCGGACGGTAACCTGTTCCAGAATGCGACCATGATCCTGGTGCCCCGGAAGCGGGAAGACCTGTTCCTGGTCAGCCGGCTGAGCGAGCTGCTGCGGGAGACCGGGTTCAAATCCGTGACTGTGACCACGGCGGAAAAGCATGACGAGATGATCGCCTTTACATCCCAGCTGGCGCACGTGGTATCGAACGCCTACATCAAATCACCCACAGCGGCGGAGCACCTGTCCTTCTCGGCGGGCAGCTACCGGGACCTGACCCGGGTGGCCAAGCTGAATGAAACCATGTGGACAGAGCTCTTCCTGGACAACGCGGAGCATCTGGGCTTTGAACTGGACTGCCTGATCAAATCCCTGCAGGAGTACCGCGACGCGATTGCCGCCGGAGACGCGGAAACGCTGAAGAAACTCCTGAAGGAAGGCCGCGAGCGCAAGGAAGCCATTGACACGGAGTGGCAGGATAAGAAATAACCGAT is a window encoding:
- a CDS encoding prephenate dehydrogenase, translated to MESKTIGVVGLGLMGASLCKALGAQGHRILGRDTDEHVQKYALLTETIQGELTEDNIPECDYLFLATYPGAAVETLKQLAPKIRKDAVVSDLCGVKQAVCEPCFALAEEYGFTFIGGHPMAGKQFSGIKYADGNLFQNATMILVPRKREDLFLVSRLSELLRETGFKSVTVTTAEKHDEMIAFTSQLAHVVSNAYIKSPTAAEHLSFSAGSYRDLTRVAKLNETMWTELFLDNAEHLGFELDCLIKSLQEYRDAIAAGDAETLKKLLKEGRERKEAIDTEWQDKK
- the aroF gene encoding 3-deoxy-7-phosphoheptulonate synthase — translated: MIIALKRDIRQEEKEHLISWLESYGVRTHVSEGEYQTVIGLVGDTTRIDTDLISGLDIVQSVTRISEPFKKANRKFHPDDTVVQVTDQVAFGGGNFQIIAGPCSVETEDQVETIAKAVKESGAGMLRGGAFKPRTSPYDFQGLHGEGIRILLEVKKRTGMPIITEIMDIGHLPLFEQVDVIQVGARNMQNFELLKELGRIRKPILLKRGLANNIKELLMSAEYIMAGGNEQIILCERGVRTFETYTRNTLDLSAVAVLHELSHLPVVVDPSHATGAARYVKPMAMAAAACGADGLMIEVHNDPKHALCDGPQSLTPEQFDDVAKAVMKIRKALV